One part of the Oceanihabitans sp. IOP_32 genome encodes these proteins:
- a CDS encoding alpha-2-macroglobulin family protein, whose protein sequence is MSFKKLVPFVLIITFLASCKKEAEETDNLFKFRDYISYTTSGMTSVASPIQINLAKAVDEWEMGMEISDHILSVKPHVQGKLTANNSNTLTFTPDEYLEPDTEYTVTLKLGRIYTDMPQDFKDYTFQFKTIAPSFNVLTNHLQSYSKNWQYLEGVIKSADVIALKDAKTLVKASQNDKNLTLVFNETDSLSRFFEFKIDSINRQIEDSKILIKWSGKTISAPNSGENTIAIPGINNFSIVNVDVVQSPEQYLSINFSDPLKKQQNFDGLVAIEKTKNLKYIVQGNVLKIYPDSKLVGAIKVDVFQGIKNTDDFKLKHPFSETITFEDLKPQVRLISNGSILPNSEALKFNFEAVNLSAVDVRVIKVFQDNVLQFLQENTINSNNTYEIKKVGRRIAKQTIQLQTAAENTGKWKAYSIDLSTFFKADPGAIYRVELSFDKTYSLYDCALNSNNTSPEEDSYNDYYEDDFYSDLNDIASYDEDLKEEAYWDNLLYRYKNYNYNWREEENPCHDAYYNERKIVSQNLLASNIGVIAKRGTNNSYYFAVTNILTTNPEANAKVTLYNYQQQEIESRSTDEQGLITIDSDKHASFAIVSKGQNSAYIKLDDGNSLSLSKFDVSGNRLQRGLKGYIYGERGVWRPGDTLHLTFLLNDANNKLPKGHPVKMEITSPEGKLVYKNITSANLNNFYKFTVPTAQEDKTGNYNAKVSVGGAAFYKQLKIETVKPNRLKIKVDFEDEILTSETPLKGVLDVKWLHGAPGKNLKAEIKAKFSPSNTSFKNYSQYTFNDPTRRFNTEEITVFTGKVDGDGLARLNKQLNIGKNAPGMLNAQFLVRAFENGGDFSIDAFTKPYAPYKSFVGLRSPEGNAYGSFFTDENQTFDVVVVNAEGQPVKRDNLEVKVYKIEWRWWWNSSYDNLSSYVASSYHKPYLNSKINTDANGKSTLNINIPDKDRGRYLIRIFDPVSGHATGRTAYFYKNWWSNSSSGDKEAAKMLVFSADKEKYNVGETAKITFQSGSAGRALVSIENGTEVLDYKWVKTQQGETTVNIPITSVMAPNVFINISLLQPHAISINDLPIRLFGVIPLRVEDPNTKLEPQLQMPDVLRPKESFKISVSEKNKKPMTYTVAMVEEGLLSLTNFKTPNAWEEFYKREALGVKTWDIFDAVIGAYSGSIDQVFAIGGDGYMEGGKNKKANRFKPVVTYLGPFNLQAGEEKTHTLKLPNYIGAVRTMVIAGDINHEAYGSIDKSVEVKKPLMVLASLPRKLSPGEKVILPVTVFAMETKVKNVNINLKLSDGIAVVGAKEKSLSFSKPDEKMAYFELDVSKAKGINTVEVIATGHGEKSTYKVELDVVNPNPISSKPTDITLSANKTEAITLSTFGVPGTNTATLEFSTLPPMDFSRRLQFLIQYPHGCLEQTASGVFPQLFLSDIFDLTQDKKQEIQNNIEKGITRLAHFQLPNGGLSYWMGENTVDDWSTSYAGAFYDRSRKERLCFTLNL, encoded by the coding sequence ATGTCATTTAAAAAACTCGTCCCTTTCGTTTTAATAATTACGTTCTTAGCTTCTTGTAAAAAAGAAGCTGAAGAAACCGATAATCTTTTCAAATTTAGAGACTATATTAGTTATACCACTTCGGGAATGACATCGGTAGCTTCGCCCATACAAATAAATTTGGCTAAAGCTGTTGACGAGTGGGAAATGGGTATGGAGATATCAGACCATATCTTGAGCGTAAAACCTCATGTTCAAGGGAAATTAACGGCTAATAACAGCAACACATTAACCTTTACTCCAGACGAGTATTTAGAGCCCGATACAGAATATACAGTCACCTTAAAACTTGGTCGCATTTATACCGATATGCCTCAAGACTTTAAAGACTACACCTTTCAATTTAAAACAATTGCACCTAGTTTTAATGTACTAACCAACCATTTGCAATCTTACAGTAAAAACTGGCAATACCTTGAAGGCGTTATTAAATCTGCCGATGTAATCGCTTTAAAAGATGCTAAAACCTTAGTTAAAGCATCTCAAAATGATAAAAACTTAACCTTGGTTTTTAATGAAACCGATTCGCTATCTAGATTTTTTGAATTTAAAATTGACAGTATAAACAGGCAAATAGAAGACAGTAAAATTCTAATTAAATGGAGTGGTAAAACCATAAGTGCCCCAAATTCTGGAGAAAACACGATTGCTATTCCTGGCATAAATAATTTCTCGATTGTAAATGTAGATGTCGTGCAATCTCCAGAACAATATCTCTCGATTAATTTCTCGGATCCTTTAAAAAAACAACAGAATTTTGATGGTTTGGTAGCCATTGAAAAAACCAAAAACCTAAAATATATTGTGCAAGGCAATGTCTTAAAAATTTATCCAGACAGTAAATTAGTAGGCGCAATAAAAGTTGATGTTTTTCAAGGGATTAAAAACACAGATGATTTTAAACTAAAGCATCCTTTTTCCGAAACCATTACTTTTGAAGACTTAAAACCTCAAGTTCGTTTAATAAGCAATGGCAGCATCCTACCTAATTCTGAGGCTCTAAAATTTAATTTTGAAGCTGTTAATTTAAGTGCGGTAGATGTTAGGGTTATTAAAGTTTTTCAAGACAATGTGCTTCAATTTCTTCAAGAAAACACCATAAACAGCAACAATACCTACGAGATAAAAAAAGTTGGAAGACGCATTGCCAAACAAACAATTCAATTACAAACTGCTGCCGAAAACACAGGGAAATGGAAAGCTTACAGTATTGATTTGTCAACGTTTTTTAAAGCCGATCCTGGTGCTATTTATCGCGTAGAACTGAGCTTCGATAAAACCTACTCGCTTTACGATTGTGCCTTAAACTCAAATAATACAAGCCCTGAGGAAGACAGCTATAACGATTATTATGAAGACGATTTTTATAGCGATTTAAACGACATTGCTTCGTACGACGAGGATTTAAAAGAAGAGGCCTATTGGGACAACTTACTTTACCGCTACAAAAACTACAACTATAACTGGCGTGAAGAAGAGAACCCTTGCCACGATGCTTATTATAACGAACGTAAAATAGTCTCTCAAAATCTGTTGGCCTCAAATATAGGTGTTATTGCAAAACGCGGCACAAACAATTCTTATTACTTCGCAGTTACTAATATTTTAACCACCAACCCAGAAGCTAATGCCAAGGTGACGCTCTACAACTACCAACAACAAGAGATTGAGAGCAGGTCTACCGACGAACAAGGTTTAATAACTATAGATTCTGATAAACATGCTAGTTTTGCTATTGTTTCTAAAGGGCAAAACAGTGCCTATATAAAACTAGACGACGGCAATTCCTTATCCCTAAGTAAATTTGACGTTTCTGGAAACCGTTTACAACGTGGACTTAAAGGCTACATATACGGAGAACGTGGGGTATGGAGACCAGGCGACACCCTGCATTTAACCTTTTTATTAAACGACGCCAACAACAAACTACCCAAAGGACATCCTGTTAAAATGGAGATTACAAGTCCTGAAGGAAAATTAGTTTATAAAAATATAACCTCGGCTAATCTTAATAACTTTTACAAATTTACAGTACCAACCGCTCAGGAGGACAAAACTGGAAACTACAACGCCAAAGTTTCGGTTGGTGGTGCCGCATTTTACAAACAATTAAAAATTGAAACCGTTAAACCAAACCGTTTAAAAATTAAAGTAGATTTTGAAGATGAGATCTTAACCAGTGAGACCCCTTTAAAAGGAGTTCTAGATGTAAAATGGCTTCATGGCGCGCCAGGAAAAAACTTAAAAGCGGAAATTAAAGCGAAATTCTCACCCTCGAACACCAGTTTTAAAAACTATAGCCAATACACTTTTAACGATCCTACACGTCGTTTTAACACCGAAGAAATAACTGTTTTTACAGGCAAGGTTGATGGGGATGGTTTAGCGCGATTAAACAAGCAATTAAATATTGGTAAAAATGCGCCGGGCATGCTTAACGCGCAATTTTTAGTACGTGCTTTCGAGAATGGCGGCGATTTTTCAATCGATGCTTTTACCAAACCATATGCCCCGTACAAATCGTTTGTGGGTTTACGTTCGCCAGAAGGAAATGCCTATGGTTCGTTTTTTACAGACGAAAACCAAACATTCGATGTGGTGGTGGTTAATGCTGAAGGACAACCTGTAAAACGCGATAATCTTGAAGTAAAAGTTTATAAAATTGAATGGCGCTGGTGGTGGAATTCCTCTTACGACAATCTGTCTAGTTATGTAGCTAGCAGCTACCATAAACCCTATTTAAACTCTAAAATAAACACCGATGCTAACGGAAAAAGCACCTTAAACATCAATATCCCAGATAAAGATCGTGGGCGATACTTGATTAGAATTTTCGATCCAGTTAGTGGGCATGCCACGGGAAGAACCGCCTATTTTTACAAAAATTGGTGGAGCAATTCTAGCTCTGGAGATAAAGAAGCGGCAAAAATGCTTGTGTTTTCAGCCGATAAAGAAAAATATAATGTTGGTGAAACTGCAAAAATAACCTTCCAATCGGGTAGCGCAGGTCGTGCTTTGGTAAGTATAGAAAATGGCACAGAAGTTTTAGACTACAAATGGGTAAAAACGCAACAAGGAGAAACCACGGTTAATATTCCAATAACATCGGTAATGGCACCCAATGTATTCATTAATATATCGCTTTTACAGCCACATGCCATTTCGATTAACGATTTACCAATTCGATTATTTGGTGTTATTCCATTACGCGTTGAAGACCCAAATACCAAGTTAGAGCCACAATTACAAATGCCAGATGTGCTGCGTCCTAAAGAATCTTTTAAGATATCTGTTTCAGAAAAAAATAAGAAACCCATGACCTACACTGTTGCTATGGTAGAAGAAGGCCTATTGAGTTTAACTAACTTTAAAACACCAAACGCATGGGAAGAATTCTATAAACGTGAGGCTTTAGGCGTAAAAACTTGGGATATTTTCGATGCTGTTATTGGCGCTTATTCTGGTAGTATCGACCAAGTGTTTGCTATTGGTGGAGACGGCTATATGGAAGGCGGAAAAAACAAAAAGGCCAATCGGTTTAAACCTGTTGTTACTTATTTAGGCCCTTTTAATTTACAAGCTGGCGAAGAGAAAACACACACTTTAAAATTACCAAACTATATTGGTGCCGTGCGAACCATGGTAATTGCAGGCGATATAAACCATGAAGCATACGGAAGCATCGATAAATCTGTGGAAGTTAAAAAACCTTTAATGGTTTTAGCTTCGCTGCCGCGGAAATTAAGCCCGGGCGAGAAAGTAATACTACCCGTTACTGTTTTTGCCATGGAAACCAAGGTGAAAAATGTAAACATTAATTTAAAATTAAGTGATGGTATTGCTGTAGTTGGAGCAAAAGAGAAATCTTTATCCTTTTCAAAACCAGACGAAAAAATGGCGTATTTCGAGCTCGATGTAAGCAAGGCAAAAGGTATAAATACCGTTGAAGTTATTGCAACAGGACATGGCGAGAAATCTACTTATAAAGTCGAATTAGATGTTGTAAATCCGAATCCCATTTCATCAAAACCAACAGATATAACCCTATCTGCCAATAAAACTGAAGCGATTACGCTGTCAACA